A stretch of the Thermofilum adornatum genome encodes the following:
- a CDS encoding Glu/Leu/Phe/Val dehydrogenase dimerization domain-containing protein — translation MTYENDPVYQMAVQQLKQSAKILNLPDDVVEVLRHPERLLHVKIPVKLDNGKIAVFHGWRSQHNSALGPYKGGIRYHENVTEGEVVALSMWMTWKNSLAGIPYGGGKGGVKVNPKELSPRELEELSRKYFAALSRIVGEDVDIPAPDVYTNPQTMAWYMDEYSKIVGYNAWGVVTAKPKEIGGLYARVVSTGLGVAIVAREAAKKVWGGVENKTVAVQGFGNVGIYAAKYLSEWGAKVVAVTDSKGGIYNPNGINVEELIKIKEQTGSVTNYKDYKKKITNEEILELDVDILVPAAVENVITKDNAPRIKAKIISEGANGPTTPEADEILRKKDAIVIPDILANAGGVVMSWIEWANNRMGNWLTEEEALSRLEKKMVENFGSVYNEWQKRFHEYPMRIAAYAIAVERVVTAMKLRGWI, via the coding sequence ATGACATACGAAAACGACCCTGTATACCAAATGGCTGTACAACAGCTGAAGCAAAGCGCCAAGATCCTCAACCTACCGGACGATGTTGTCGAGGTTCTTAGGCACCCAGAAAGGTTATTACACGTAAAGATACCAGTAAAACTAGACAACGGTAAAATAGCTGTATTCCACGGCTGGAGAAGCCAGCACAACAGTGCTTTAGGGCCCTACAAAGGTGGAATAAGGTACCACGAGAACGTTACAGAAGGCGAGGTTGTCGCGTTGTCAATGTGGATGACGTGGAAGAACTCTCTTGCAGGCATACCTTACGGTGGTGGCAAGGGAGGAGTAAAGGTTAATCCAAAGGAGCTTTCCCCAAGAGAACTCGAAGAGCTTTCTCGAAAGTATTTCGCGGCCTTGTCGAGGATTGTTGGAGAAGACGTGGATATACCAGCACCAGATGTGTACACGAATCCACAAACCATGGCATGGTACATGGACGAGTACAGCAAGATAGTCGGCTACAATGCGTGGGGAGTGGTGACAGCCAAGCCAAAGGAAATCGGTGGACTATACGCAAGAGTCGTAAGCACAGGGCTAGGCGTCGCAATCGTTGCTAGAGAAGCGGCTAAAAAGGTCTGGGGAGGCGTAGAAAACAAAACTGTAGCTGTCCAAGGTTTCGGAAACGTAGGAATCTATGCTGCAAAATACCTCAGTGAATGGGGAGCAAAGGTTGTAGCAGTCACAGACAGTAAGGGTGGCATATACAACCCCAACGGAATAAACGTTGAAGAACTTATCAAGATCAAGGAGCAAACAGGTAGCGTCACAAACTACAAGGACTACAAGAAAAAGATTACCAATGAAGAAATACTCGAGCTGGACGTAGACATACTTGTCCCAGCAGCCGTCGAAAACGTCATAACAAAGGACAATGCACCCAGAATAAAAGCCAAAATCATAAGCGAAGGCGCAAATGGTCCAACAACCCCCGAGGCAGACGAGATACTAAGGAAGAAAGACGCAATCGTAATCCCAGATATCCTTGCAAACGCTGGAGGCGTAGTCATGTCCTGGATAGAGTGGGCAAACAACAGGATGGGCAACTGGCTCACTGAGGAAGAGGCGCTTTCAAGGCTAGAAAAGAAAATGGTCGAGAACTTCGGTAGCGTCTACAACGAGTGGCAGAAAAGATTCCACGAGTATCCAATGAGAATTGCGGCATATGCGATCGCAGTAGAAAGAGTAGTAACGGCAATGAAGCTCAGGGGCTGGATCTAA
- a CDS encoding ROK family protein: MKYAVAVDIGATQTRVALGNEEGEILEIEVFPTRSFSNPDQYLEHIARLAKTFTQKHNVDIVGIGVGSPGPIDMEKGEVIKSVNLPFQRLEIVRVLKNLTGKKIAFTNDAVTAAVGEKFFGAGRGHRNLVYVTISTGIGGGVYVDDTLLLGKQGNAHEIGHIVVDSNEEITCGCGKKGHWEAYCSGTGIPKYAKLLSKRHPDLWNQSILRDKETLAAKDIFDAYRNSDSFARLVIQGVKRYNAYGFAAITNAYDPEIITIGGSVALNNSDILLANIEKEVENYTVNTVPKIILTPLGDKIGIMGALALGLGKEPKVPLR; encoded by the coding sequence ATGAAATATGCTGTAGCAGTAGATATAGGGGCCACCCAGACACGCGTCGCCCTCGGAAACGAGGAAGGAGAAATATTGGAAATCGAAGTCTTCCCAACGAGAAGCTTTTCCAACCCAGACCAATACCTAGAACACATAGCAAGACTAGCAAAAACCTTTACACAAAAACACAATGTAGACATAGTAGGCATAGGCGTAGGATCCCCGGGACCCATAGACATGGAAAAAGGAGAAGTCATAAAAAGCGTAAATCTACCCTTCCAGAGGCTCGAAATAGTCCGCGTCCTCAAAAACCTAACCGGCAAAAAGATAGCATTTACAAATGACGCAGTCACAGCCGCTGTGGGCGAAAAATTCTTCGGAGCTGGAAGAGGCCACCGAAACCTCGTTTATGTAACGATAAGCACGGGCATAGGGGGAGGAGTATACGTCGACGACACACTATTGCTAGGCAAACAGGGAAACGCACATGAAATAGGACACATAGTAGTAGACTCAAACGAAGAAATAACCTGTGGCTGTGGAAAAAAGGGACACTGGGAAGCATACTGCTCCGGCACCGGTATACCAAAATACGCAAAGCTACTTTCAAAGAGACATCCTGATCTATGGAACCAAAGCATCCTCAGAGACAAGGAAACACTAGCAGCCAAAGACATCTTCGATGCGTATAGAAACAGCGATAGCTTTGCCAGGCTCGTGATACAAGGAGTAAAAAGATACAATGCTTACGGCTTCGCTGCAATAACCAACGCGTATGACCCAGAAATAATAACCATCGGCGGCTCAGTCGCGCTAAACAACTCAGACATACTACTCGCAAACATAGAGAAAGAAGTAGAAAACTACACAGTAAACACGGTGCCAAAAATAATTCTAACACCCCTAGGAGACAAAATAGGCATAATGGGAGCCCTAGCACTAGGGCTAGGAAAAGAACCAAAGGTTCCACTAAGATGA
- a CDS encoding MFS transporter, whose translation MKFIHARKPAIILLFYIVLTSFGASLFRPFFSLYFIRLGGTPFMLGILGSLSSFIILCLNFFGGYFTDKYGNWLVLGVLLIVTHFFVALYAVAWDWRVLFLFVLLATVFSFYGPARDSLMASVFKEKERAIGYQLMEVARRIVKLVSPLIAGVLISIFGILVGVRIGMVIAGTFGIISGVLILLFMREERKVSQNAKLDRTSAQFFGAYLNLIRSIDRRIILLILLGSIIIFVFAMASPFLVIYSTEIAKVSELEYGLILTVSNICITFFVLPLSGFIIRMLGEINCIIISSFVITLSMMLFLLQPNLMVLLVAYVLLETSVNFYEPSLFSFWTRSIRDIDRGKFSSIVSLIEGATIIAPLLGGELYSISPVFLFIAGAILGVIAFASLCIFKFACQVK comes from the coding sequence ATGAAGTTTATTCATGCAAGAAAACCTGCGATTATATTGTTGTTTTATATAGTTCTTACTAGTTTTGGTGCTTCTCTTTTTAGGCCTTTCTTCTCCTTGTATTTTATAAGACTTGGCGGAACTCCCTTTATGCTTGGAATCCTTGGATCTCTTTCCTCTTTTATAATACTTTGCCTGAATTTCTTTGGAGGCTATTTTACAGATAAGTATGGGAACTGGCTGGTTCTAGGGGTTTTACTTATAGTAACTCACTTTTTTGTGGCGCTCTATGCTGTGGCGTGGGATTGGAGGGTTTTATTTTTGTTTGTTTTGCTTGCAACTGTTTTTAGTTTCTATGGCCCAGCTCGTGATTCTCTTATGGCTTCGGTTTTTAAGGAAAAAGAAAGAGCTATTGGTTATCAACTTATGGAGGTTGCTCGGAGGATCGTTAAGCTTGTTTCTCCGTTAATTGCTGGGGTACTTATAAGCATATTTGGTATTCTTGTTGGCGTAAGGATTGGAATGGTTATCGCAGGAACATTTGGGATAATATCGGGAGTTTTGATCCTGTTGTTTATGAGGGAAGAGCGGAAAGTTTCTCAAAATGCTAAGCTTGACAGGACAAGTGCTCAGTTTTTTGGAGCATACTTGAATTTAATTAGAAGTATTGATAGGAGAATTATTCTGCTTATCCTTTTGGGGAGCATAATAATTTTTGTCTTCGCAATGGCTAGTCCTTTCTTGGTCATATACTCTACAGAGATTGCAAAGGTTAGTGAGCTTGAGTATGGTCTTATTCTGACAGTATCCAACATATGTATCACCTTTTTCGTATTGCCTCTTTCCGGGTTCATCATTAGAATGCTTGGAGAGATCAATTGTATTATTATCTCTTCTTTTGTTATCACATTATCTATGATGCTTTTTCTTTTACAGCCAAATTTAATGGTTTTATTAGTTGCCTATGTTCTTCTAGAAACATCTGTAAACTTCTACGAACCCTCACTTTTTTCGTTTTGGACCCGCAGTATTAGAGACATAGATAGGGGAAAATTCTCATCAATTGTTTCACTGATTGAAGGGGCTACCATCATAGCGCCTCTTCTGGGTGGAGAATTGTATAGTATCAGCCCTGTTTTTCTATTTATCGCAGGAGCTATTCTTGGAGTTATAGCATTTGCATCTTTGTGTATTTTTAAATTTGCATGCCAAGTTAAATAA
- a CDS encoding AbrB/MazE/SpoVT family DNA-binding domain-containing protein — protein sequence MSGFFDIIIGSPKRMKVPTQINLNILSPTILVMRKIKELKVGRKGQIVIPKELREEFNIKEGGIILVKKADGKILLIPKPEDPVDFLLQIAQKVKLRDLRREIKEFRRDTKRDLS from the coding sequence ATGTCTGGCTTTTTTGACATAATTATTGGTTCTCCTAAGAGGATGAAAGTTCCCACACAGATTAACCTAAATATTCTTTCTCCAACTATTTTAGTTATGAGGAAGATTAAAGAATTAAAAGTAGGGCGAAAGGGTCAAATAGTAATACCCAAAGAGTTAAGGGAAGAATTCAATATTAAGGAGGGAGGGATAATTTTAGTAAAAAAGGCGGATGGAAAAATCCTTCTTATCCCTAAACCAGAAGACCCAGTTGATTTTTTGCTCCAAATAGCCCAAAAAGTTAAACTTAGAGACCTAAGAAGGGAAATAAAGGAATTTAGAAGAGACACGAAACGTGATCTGTCTTGA
- the cysS gene encoding cysteine--tRNA ligase: protein MLRVYNTLTRTLEGFEPFEPGKVSMYVCGPTVYDFSHVGHARTYVAFDVVKRYLRLKGHDVVHVQNITDIDDKIINRARDEGRDWREIVDEYTSDYLDALNKLRVFVDMHPRVTEHISDIIEFVQKLIASGHAYVAPSGSVYFDVDTYDDYGRLSGRLDKKMWTQEEFATEKKNPYDFALWKARKPGEPYWDSPWGPGRPGWHIECSVMSSRYLGQRFEIHGGGSDLIFPHHENERAQSESLFGVRPWVKYWMHTGMLQVGGEKMSKSLKNIVPLRDLFREYDPLVVRLWLASAHYRTILQFSDEVLRQAQSNLQRLKSSVALLKKLSREVEIPGRVSDYEIEVLKEMSTLRRDFYENMDDDFNASGAFASVMKLSGLVFSKISSKPSYLLVYRALSLFEEFNRVLGVLDEDLGLGAVEMLPFDEVVDLIVEVRAKLREEKNYELADYIRNRLSSLGIQLMDYGDKTKWLLASK, encoded by the coding sequence GTGTTGCGGGTCTATAACACATTGACAAGGACGCTGGAAGGCTTTGAGCCTTTTGAGCCTGGCAAGGTTTCCATGTATGTTTGTGGCCCAACGGTATACGATTTTTCCCATGTTGGTCATGCGAGGACATACGTTGCTTTCGACGTTGTTAAGCGGTATCTCAGGCTGAAGGGCCACGATGTTGTACATGTACAGAACATTACGGATATAGATGACAAGATAATAAACAGGGCGCGGGACGAGGGGAGGGACTGGCGGGAAATAGTCGATGAGTACACGTCTGACTATTTAGACGCACTCAACAAGCTACGAGTCTTTGTAGACATGCACCCACGCGTGACAGAGCATATCTCCGACATCATTGAATTTGTACAGAAGCTGATCGCCTCTGGACATGCCTATGTAGCTCCCAGCGGAAGCGTCTATTTTGACGTAGACACCTATGACGACTATGGCAGGCTGAGCGGGCGCCTAGACAAGAAAATGTGGACCCAGGAGGAGTTCGCCACCGAGAAAAAGAACCCCTACGACTTTGCACTTTGGAAGGCCAGAAAGCCGGGCGAGCCGTACTGGGACTCCCCTTGGGGCCCAGGAAGACCCGGCTGGCACATAGAGTGCAGCGTGATGTCTTCACGCTACCTTGGCCAGAGGTTCGAGATACATGGCGGCGGGAGCGACCTTATTTTCCCCCACCACGAGAACGAGAGGGCCCAGAGCGAGTCACTGTTTGGCGTGAGACCTTGGGTAAAATACTGGATGCATACGGGCATGCTCCAAGTCGGGGGAGAAAAGATGAGTAAGAGCTTGAAAAACATTGTACCGCTTCGCGACCTCTTCAGGGAGTACGACCCCCTAGTTGTTAGGCTGTGGCTCGCGTCTGCCCACTACAGAACAATCCTCCAGTTTTCGGACGAAGTTCTCAGGCAGGCCCAAAGCAATCTGCAGCGCTTGAAGTCCTCTGTGGCTCTTTTGAAGAAGCTTTCCCGCGAGGTCGAGATCCCTGGACGCGTCTCGGACTACGAGATCGAGGTTCTAAAGGAGATGTCAACGCTACGGAGAGACTTCTACGAAAACATGGACGATGATTTCAACGCGAGTGGGGCATTCGCCTCGGTCATGAAGCTTTCGGGGCTAGTTTTTTCCAAGATTTCCTCAAAGCCAAGCTACCTACTAGTGTACAGGGCGCTATCCCTGTTTGAGGAGTTCAACCGTGTACTCGGAGTTTTAGACGAAGACCTTGGTCTAGGCGCTGTGGAGATGCTCCCCTTCGACGAGGTTGTCGACCTAATTGTCGAGGTTAGGGCTAAGCTACGTGAAGAGAAGAACTACGAGCTTGCGGACTACATTAGGAATAGGCTCAGCTCCTTAGGAATACAGCTAATGGACTATGGGGACAAAACAAAGTGGCTACTTGCCAGTAAGTGA
- a CDS encoding amino acid ABC transporter ATP-binding protein encodes MVSEEVLRLEDVEAGYEGVEVIRGVSLTVKRGEKVVIMGPSGSGKSTLLKVAVLLVKPSRGKVFLDGEELTSGSVDLRKARAKTGFVFQSYNLFPHMKVVDNVALPLRIVKGYSKEDARRTALELLRQVGLAGFEEKYPLQLSGGQQQRVAIARALAMDPVILFLDEPTSALDPELKAEVIDVLLDVAKRNIAMLAVTHELDFAREVADRIAVMEHGKIIEEGPASKILDSPSTERVKAFLKLIRK; translated from the coding sequence ATGGTAAGCGAGGAAGTATTGAGGCTTGAGGACGTCGAGGCTGGCTATGAGGGGGTAGAAGTTATTAGGGGTGTTTCCCTGACAGTTAAGAGGGGAGAAAAAGTAGTAATTATGGGTCCTAGTGGAAGCGGGAAGAGCACTCTCTTAAAGGTTGCGGTGCTCCTGGTGAAACCCTCCAGGGGCAAAGTATTCCTAGATGGCGAGGAATTGACTTCTGGCAGCGTTGATCTCAGGAAAGCTAGAGCAAAGACCGGCTTTGTTTTTCAGAGTTACAACTTGTTTCCACACATGAAAGTTGTAGACAATGTAGCGCTTCCACTTAGGATTGTGAAGGGCTACAGCAAGGAGGATGCAAGGAGGACAGCTTTAGAACTATTGCGCCAGGTGGGGCTAGCAGGGTTTGAAGAAAAGTATCCGCTCCAGCTTAGTGGTGGACAACAGCAGAGGGTTGCTATTGCTAGGGCTTTGGCCATGGATCCCGTGATCTTGTTTCTTGACGAGCCTACCTCTGCCCTTGACCCGGAACTAAAGGCAGAAGTCATAGATGTACTGCTTGACGTCGCAAAGAGGAACATTGCAATGCTCGCGGTGACCCACGAGCTGGACTTTGCGAGGGAGGTGGCTGACAGGATTGCCGTCATGGAACATGGAAAAATCATTGAGGAAGGGCCTGCGAGCAAAATACTGGATTCTCCCTCAACTGAAAGAGTTAAGGCTTTCCTAAAATTGATAAGGAAATAA
- a CDS encoding amino acid ABC transporter permease: MSMDFLSFLVEYGPYIAGGIVVTLELSVSSFLLGLVLGVILLGLSTTPGKIVARPYIEIVRGTPLLVQILLIYFGLPALGIKFDAMTSIFLALGLNSAAYQAEIFRSAVKSIPEVQILSAESLGFSGYQVYRYVVLPQALRISIPSLVNEFVTVIKESSLASVIGIVELTRRGEYVASYTYRALEAYLVVALVYFIVCYAISHSSRRIEKALKIPGYTGA, from the coding sequence ATGTCTATGGATTTCCTCAGTTTTCTAGTGGAGTACGGCCCATACATTGCTGGAGGTATCGTAGTAACTCTGGAATTGTCTGTTTCGTCTTTTCTCCTCGGCCTTGTTCTCGGTGTTATCCTTCTTGGGCTCAGTACGACGCCTGGAAAGATTGTAGCGCGGCCATACATTGAGATTGTTAGGGGCACGCCTCTCTTGGTACAGATCCTATTGATTTATTTTGGTCTCCCGGCTCTTGGAATAAAGTTTGACGCTATGACCTCGATTTTTCTGGCGCTTGGGCTAAATAGTGCCGCTTACCAGGCAGAGATATTTAGGTCTGCTGTAAAGAGTATCCCTGAGGTCCAGATTCTCTCGGCCGAGTCCCTGGGTTTCTCTGGATACCAAGTTTACAGGTACGTGGTTTTGCCGCAGGCCTTAAGGATATCTATTCCCTCGCTTGTAAACGAGTTTGTGACCGTTATTAAGGAAAGTTCCCTCGCCTCAGTGATAGGCATCGTAGAGTTAACAAGGAGGGGAGAATACGTGGCCTCATACACGTATAGGGCCCTCGAGGCTTATCTCGTAGTCGCCCTTGTATACTTCATTGTGTGCTATGCTATTTCCCATTCGTCTCGTCGTATTGAGAAAGCTTTGAAGATCCCTGGATACACGGGTGCATAG
- a CDS encoding ABC transporter substrate-binding protein translates to MSQKIKNFKSLPNMLAIFIVGLLVGGLATYGLLGYSSKQQAQNYIDKIKARGKLIVGTSADWPPFEYVDANHNYAGIDIEIAKRIAQELGVSLEIKDMKFAGLIEALKNGDVDIVIADMTPTAEREKVVDFSIPYYTSKGYAVVTLQNANIKSEQDLYGKKIGVQLGTIQEEWANNNLKGKAEVKSYDHVYPELVWALQRGDIDAMILGDKIADALITKEPSLKIATYVSIPTIGGAVAVPQGAEDLKYVVNSVIEKLIDSGEMQQIFNNEIAKWLGSS, encoded by the coding sequence ATGAGCCAAAAAATAAAAAACTTTAAGAGCCTACCAAATATGCTTGCAATTTTTATAGTTGGTCTACTGGTAGGAGGCCTAGCAACATACGGGCTACTAGGATATAGTTCGAAACAGCAAGCACAGAACTATATTGACAAAATCAAAGCTCGTGGGAAGCTTATTGTAGGGACGAGTGCAGACTGGCCGCCATTCGAGTATGTAGATGCAAATCATAACTACGCAGGGATAGACATAGAGATAGCTAAGAGAATAGCCCAGGAGCTGGGCGTTTCACTCGAGATAAAGGACATGAAGTTTGCCGGGTTGATAGAGGCGCTGAAGAATGGTGACGTTGATATAGTTATCGCGGATATGACTCCCACGGCTGAAAGAGAGAAGGTTGTGGATTTCTCGATCCCATACTATACTAGTAAAGGCTATGCCGTGGTTACCCTACAGAACGCAAATATAAAGAGCGAGCAGGATCTATACGGGAAAAAGATAGGAGTCCAACTTGGGACGATACAGGAAGAGTGGGCAAATAATAACTTGAAGGGAAAAGCCGAGGTAAAGTCATATGACCATGTATATCCTGAGTTGGTTTGGGCCCTACAGAGAGGAGATATCGATGCAATGATTTTAGGCGATAAGATTGCCGACGCGCTGATAACAAAGGAGCCATCGCTGAAGATCGCTACCTATGTGAGTATACCAACAATTGGAGGAGCTGTTGCTGTCCCTCAGGGTGCTGAGGACTTGAAATATGTTGTGAACAGTGTGATAGAAAAACTAATTGACTCCGGCGAGATGCAACAAATCTTTAACAACGAGATTGCAAAGTGGCTTGGGTCAAGCTAA
- a CDS encoding P-loop NTPase — MSAEKERQMRIEALKKIREQEEEARKRLSQIKYKIAVLSGKGGVGKSLVTANLAATLAKKGYEVGILDADVHGPSIPKMFGVHGQVIYAGPAGLMPLVGVGNVKIVSSDLMVPSEETALVWRGPLKTSFIRELLSMVAWGPLDFLLVDLPPGTGDEPLTIAQLIKDLSGAIVVTTPSDLTRIVVKKAISFCQEVKMPLLGVVTNMAYFVCPVCGTKHYIFGKGGAEKLSEEMNVKILAEIPLDPRINEAVDGGVPFVIAYPDAEATKAFEVLADSVISMLEKKNGESQDTSSAGEQ; from the coding sequence ATGAGTGCAGAAAAAGAGAGACAAATGAGGATAGAAGCCTTAAAAAAGATAAGAGAACAAGAGGAGGAGGCAAGGAAGCGATTAAGCCAGATAAAATACAAAATAGCGGTTTTGAGTGGAAAGGGCGGTGTAGGAAAATCCCTTGTAACTGCTAATCTGGCTGCTACCCTTGCAAAGAAGGGTTACGAGGTAGGCATACTCGACGCCGACGTTCATGGACCATCAATACCAAAAATGTTCGGTGTCCATGGGCAAGTTATCTACGCGGGCCCGGCAGGCCTAATGCCCCTTGTAGGAGTTGGGAACGTAAAAATAGTGTCCTCAGACCTGATGGTTCCAAGCGAGGAAACAGCCCTTGTGTGGCGGGGACCCCTAAAGACCTCATTCATAAGGGAGCTCTTATCCATGGTTGCTTGGGGCCCACTAGACTTCCTATTGGTCGACCTTCCGCCAGGCACCGGAGACGAGCCACTAACCATCGCCCAGCTCATAAAGGATCTCAGCGGAGCTATCGTCGTGACCACTCCCAGCGACTTGACAAGGATAGTCGTCAAGAAGGCAATATCTTTCTGCCAAGAAGTAAAAATGCCATTGCTAGGCGTTGTCACAAACATGGCCTATTTTGTTTGCCCCGTATGCGGGACAAAGCATTATATCTTTGGAAAGGGTGGTGCCGAGAAGCTTTCCGAAGAGATGAACGTAAAGATTCTGGCAGAGATACCCTTGGATCCACGGATAAATGAAGCCGTTGACGGGGGTGTCCCATTTGTAATTGCATACCCAGATGCAGAGGCTACCAAGGCGTTCGAAGTACTTGCCGACAGCGTTATCTCGATGCTGGAAAAAAAGAATGGCGAAAGCCAGGACACATCTAGTGCTGGGGAACAGTAG
- a CDS encoding ABC transporter substrate-binding protein — MKLTRRHFIYLAGAVAVATAIGGYYWLSTRSEKRILKIYNYSSYINPDIIKDFEAKYNVKVIYDEYESADEAFAKLQLGGGGYDLIVLTDQYVPQAVKKGLIQPLNKEKTPNLRNIDSLFLENRFDPGLNYSVPYAWGTTGIGINTDYVEEGEVSGYEQLFDTKGFLPKHKGKVSMLEEFLEVVNAAKLYLGIPLDDWSDQSVQKIIDLLRSQRDFLAGYYGASVYIPALAKGDLHAAQAWSGDVVQAQSENQKVKYVLPKEGAYIWIDFMTIPKNSKAPDLAHLWINYMLDPEVAAKNVNYIYYPSPLRKELLRGLVDEQILSNPAIYPPETAKLIQTMPISEEILSIIEQISTAVKKV, encoded by the coding sequence GTGAAACTGACAAGACGCCACTTTATATACCTAGCAGGAGCCGTCGCTGTGGCAACAGCTATTGGTGGATATTACTGGCTGTCCACAAGAAGCGAAAAGAGAATACTCAAGATATACAACTATAGCTCATACATCAATCCAGACATAATCAAGGATTTTGAGGCAAAATACAATGTCAAAGTAATTTACGACGAGTACGAGTCCGCAGACGAGGCGTTCGCAAAGCTACAGCTTGGGGGCGGAGGATACGACCTAATAGTCCTAACTGACCAATACGTGCCACAGGCAGTAAAAAAGGGCTTGATTCAGCCCTTAAACAAGGAAAAAACACCTAACCTAAGAAACATCGACTCACTCTTTCTGGAAAACAGGTTTGACCCAGGGCTAAACTACTCTGTCCCCTATGCCTGGGGCACAACAGGAATAGGCATAAATACAGACTACGTCGAAGAGGGAGAAGTCAGTGGCTACGAGCAACTCTTCGACACGAAAGGCTTCCTCCCGAAACACAAGGGCAAAGTGTCCATGCTTGAGGAATTCCTAGAAGTAGTCAACGCGGCGAAGCTATACCTAGGCATACCTCTAGACGACTGGTCTGACCAGTCTGTCCAGAAGATAATAGACCTCCTCAGGAGCCAGAGAGACTTCCTAGCAGGCTACTATGGTGCAAGTGTCTACATTCCAGCTTTAGCAAAAGGAGACCTGCATGCCGCGCAGGCCTGGAGCGGAGACGTTGTCCAGGCACAAAGCGAGAACCAGAAGGTCAAGTATGTCCTACCAAAAGAGGGGGCATACATATGGATAGACTTTATGACTATACCCAAAAATTCGAAGGCACCCGACCTGGCACATCTCTGGATAAACTATATGCTTGACCCAGAGGTTGCTGCAAAAAATGTTAACTACATATATTATCCCTCGCCTCTAAGGAAGGAGCTCCTCAGGGGACTAGTAGATGAACAGATTCTCAGCAACCCCGCTATTTATCCGCCTGAAACAGCCAAACTTATACAGACGATGCCGATAAGCGAAGAAATTCTAAGCATAATTGAGCAAATAAGCACGGCGGTCAAGAAGGTCTAA
- a CDS encoding ABC transporter permease, with protein MRLRGVLKIYVFVLLAFLYVPLLYIIVQSFNSAKYPGEWKGFTLNWYFELLRDQEIFNAMVNGLSVAILSAIISTVLGGLAAYYFSKRQEKFVDSFFYAPIVIPEIVESVSLLMLYYYAGVELGFWTVLIGHTAYNVSYAYVALKPQFQVTSRSMEEAAYTLGAKPFDVFVRVYFPLALPGIIASLLITFAMSFDDFVKTAFTTGPGFKTLPLVIWSRAARGRATSELNALAAIMILVSLVASYIYSKQTLSSIEK; from the coding sequence TTGAGGCTTAGAGGCGTCCTCAAGATATACGTCTTTGTATTGCTGGCTTTTCTCTACGTCCCCCTGTTATACATCATCGTTCAGTCATTTAATTCTGCCAAGTATCCAGGAGAATGGAAAGGCTTTACACTCAACTGGTACTTCGAGTTGCTGAGAGACCAAGAGATATTTAACGCAATGGTAAACGGCTTATCCGTAGCTATCCTATCCGCCATCATATCGACCGTTCTAGGGGGGCTCGCCGCATACTATTTTTCAAAGAGACAAGAAAAATTTGTTGATAGCTTCTTTTACGCACCAATTGTTATACCCGAGATAGTAGAGTCGGTCTCCCTGCTGATGCTATACTACTATGCCGGTGTAGAGCTCGGCTTCTGGACAGTGCTCATTGGGCACACAGCTTATAATGTTTCCTATGCATACGTAGCTTTAAAGCCGCAGTTCCAGGTAACTTCTAGGAGCATGGAGGAGGCTGCCTACACGCTTGGGGCAAAACCCTTCGATGTTTTTGTCAGGGTGTATTTCCCACTGGCGTTGCCAGGCATAATCGCCTCTCTCCTCATAACCTTCGCCATGTCTTTCGACGATTTTGTTAAAACCGCCTTCACGACAGGTCCAGGATTCAAAACATTGCCACTTGTTATTTGGTCACGTGCCGCCCGTGGCAGAGCTACCTCTGAGCTAAACGCGTTGGCTGCTATAATGATACTTGTATCTTTGGTTGCAAGCTATATCTACTCGAAGCAAACATTATCAAGCATAGAAAAATAG